Proteins encoded within one genomic window of Egibacteraceae bacterium:
- the hemB gene encoding porphobilinogen synthase translates to MRPAPFPAGRPRRLRRTAALRDLGCETRLAPEQLVAPLFVKEGISDAQPVASLPGVVQHTLESLRTEAKKLRAAGVTSWLLFGVPASKDAEGTAAWEPDGIVQRALRALRDDHGDEIVLLADTCLDEYTDHGHCGPVRSDGSVDNDAAVAAYARAAVSQAEAGADLVAPSGMMDGQVAGIRAALDDAGYAEKTGIMSYCTKYASAFYGPFRDAAECAPSFGDRAGYQLDPANGDEGVREALTDAAEGADVLLVKPAVPYLDLVWRVKEATRLPLAAYHVSGEYAMVHAAAERGWIDGDRIMEETLRSIRRAGADIVITYAAGWMARRLSS, encoded by the coding sequence ATGCGACCCGCCCCCTTCCCCGCCGGCCGGCCCCGGCGGCTCCGCCGGACCGCGGCGTTGCGCGACCTCGGTTGCGAGACCCGGCTCGCCCCCGAGCAGCTGGTCGCGCCGCTGTTCGTCAAGGAGGGCATCAGCGACGCCCAGCCGGTGGCGTCCCTTCCGGGCGTCGTCCAGCACACTCTCGAGAGCTTGCGGACGGAGGCCAAGAAGCTGCGGGCCGCCGGGGTGACGAGCTGGCTGCTGTTCGGCGTGCCGGCGAGCAAGGACGCCGAGGGAACGGCGGCATGGGAGCCCGACGGGATCGTGCAGCGGGCCCTTCGCGCGCTCCGTGACGACCACGGTGACGAAATCGTGCTGCTCGCCGACACCTGCCTCGACGAGTACACCGACCACGGCCACTGCGGGCCGGTGCGCTCCGACGGCAGCGTCGACAACGACGCCGCGGTCGCCGCCTACGCGCGTGCGGCCGTCAGCCAGGCCGAGGCCGGCGCCGACCTCGTCGCACCATCGGGAATGATGGACGGCCAGGTGGCGGGGATCCGGGCAGCCCTCGACGACGCCGGCTACGCGGAGAAGACCGGCATCATGAGCTACTGCACGAAGTACGCCTCCGCGTTCTACGGGCCGTTCCGCGACGCGGCGGAGTGTGCCCCGTCGTTCGGGGACCGCGCCGGCTACCAGCTCGACCCGGCCAACGGCGACGAGGGTGTCCGTGAGGCGCTCACCGACGCGGCCGAGGGCGCCGACGTGCTCCTCGTCAAGCCGGCCGTGCCCTACCTCGACCTCGTCTGGCGGGTGAAGGAGGCCACCCGATTGCCCCTCGCCGCCTATCACGTCTCCGGGGAGTACGCGATGGTCCACGCCGCCGCGGAGCGGGGCTGGATCGACGGGGACCGCATCATGGAGGAGACGCTGCGCTCCATCCGCCGGGCGGGCGCCGACATCGTCATCACCTACGCCGCCGGCTGGATGGCCCGCCGCCTGTCGAGCTGA
- a CDS encoding HNH endonuclease signature motif containing protein encodes MRRARRPAQDRGPAAPGALQPSGAVGDEALAASAVSLQRAETRVAAERLRRIGELDARKAFLGRATSTADWLAPKLGLSRGQAKGRGRTPPGRSSVCPAGEVCEVVVDDRGRPLKVSENGRPTLRQRRAVIARDRSCIGCGAPASRCQVHHVVWQRHRGATVVGNLVLVCYACHHAIHHDGWTVTQQPPGRYRIRRTPNNPARTGRLRHTT; translated from the coding sequence GTGCGGAGGGCGCGCCGGCCGGCACAGGACCGAGGGCCGGCGGCGCCCGGCGCGCTCCAACCTTCCGGGGCGGTCGGCGACGAGGCCCTGGCGGCCTCCGCCGTCAGTTTGCAGCGGGCGGAGACGCGGGTGGCCGCGGAGCGGTTGCGGCGCATCGGCGAGCTGGACGCCCGCAAGGCCTTCCTCGGCAGGGCGACGTCGACGGCGGACTGGCTTGCGCCCAAGCTGGGCCTGTCACGCGGCCAGGCCAAAGGCCGAGGTCGGACGCCGCCGGGGCGCTCGAGCGTCTGCCCCGCCGGGGAGGTGTGCGAGGTGGTCGTGGACGACCGCGGCCGTCCGTTGAAGGTCAGCGAGAACGGCCGGCCCACCCTGCGCCAACGCCGCGCGGTCATCGCCCGCGACCGCTCCTGCATCGGCTGCGGGGCGCCCGCCAGCCGCTGCCAGGTCCACCACGTCGTGTGGCAACGCCACCGGGGCGCCACCGTCGTGGGCAACCTGGTGCTGGTCTGCTACGCCTGCCACCACGCCATCCACCACGACGGGTGGACCGTCACCCAACAACCCCCAGGGCGCTACCGCATCCGGCGCACCCCCAACAACCCCGCCCGCACCGGCAGACTGCGACATACCACCTGA